Proteins encoded in a region of the Pseudomonas shahriarae genome:
- the bglX gene encoding beta-glucosidase BglX has protein sequence MKKLCLLGLVATLASHSVVAETKPAALKDKDAFVSDLLRQMTLDEKIGQLRLISIGPEMPREMIRKEIAAGRIGGTFNSITRPENRPMQDAAMRSRLKIPMFFAYDVIHGHRTIFPISLALASSWDMDAIGRSGRIAAKEAAADSLDITFAPMVDISRDARWGRTSEGFGEDTYLVSRISEVMVKAFQGPSPAQADSIMASVKHFALYGAVEGGRDYNVVDMSPVKMYQDYLPPYHAAIKAGAGGVMVALNSINGVPATANTWLMNDLLRKEWGFKGLTVSDHGAIFELIKHGVAKDGREAAKLAIKAGIDMSMNDQLYGKELPGLLKSGEIEQSDIDNAVREVLGAKYDMGLFADPYLRIGKAEDDPADTYAESRLHRSEARDIARRSLVLLKNQNDTLPLKKSATIALVGPLAKAPIDMMGSWAAAGKPAQSVTLLDGMNAVIGEKGKLIYARGANITSDKAVVDYLNFLNFDAPEVVDDPRSAQVLIDEAVKAAKNADVVVAAVGESRGMSHESSSRTDLNIPQSQRDLIKALKATGKPLVLVLMNGRPLSILEEHQQADAILETWFAGTEGGNAIADVLFGDYNPSGKLPITFPRSVGQIPTYYNHLTIGRPFTPGKPGNYTSQYFDDTTGPLYPFGYGLSYTSFSLSDMALSSTTLNKTGKLDASVTLKNTGKVDGETVVQLYIQDVAGSMIRPIKELKNFQKILLKAGESKVVHFSITEDDLKFYNTQLKFAAEPGQFNVQIGLDSQDVQQQSFELL, from the coding sequence ATGAAAAAGCTGTGTTTGCTGGGCCTTGTTGCCACTCTGGCCAGTCACTCCGTCGTTGCCGAGACCAAGCCCGCTGCGCTTAAAGACAAGGACGCGTTCGTCAGCGACCTGCTCCGGCAGATGACCCTGGATGAAAAGATCGGCCAGTTGCGCCTGATCAGCATCGGCCCGGAAATGCCCCGCGAGATGATCCGCAAGGAAATCGCCGCCGGGCGTATTGGTGGCACGTTCAACTCCATCACCCGCCCGGAAAACCGTCCGATGCAGGACGCGGCCATGCGCAGCCGCTTGAAGATCCCGATGTTCTTCGCCTATGACGTGATCCACGGCCACCGCACCATTTTCCCGATCAGCCTGGCCCTGGCCTCGAGCTGGGACATGGACGCCATCGGCCGCTCCGGGCGCATTGCCGCCAAGGAAGCCGCCGCCGACAGCCTCGACATCACCTTCGCGCCGATGGTCGATATTTCCCGCGACGCGCGCTGGGGTCGGACCTCCGAAGGTTTTGGCGAAGACACCTACCTGGTGTCGCGCATCAGCGAAGTGATGGTCAAGGCCTTCCAGGGCCCGAGCCCGGCCCAGGCCGACAGCATCATGGCCAGCGTCAAGCACTTCGCCCTGTACGGCGCAGTGGAAGGCGGTCGCGACTACAACGTGGTCGACATGAGCCCGGTCAAGATGTACCAGGACTACCTGCCGCCCTACCACGCCGCCATCAAGGCCGGCGCTGGCGGCGTGATGGTGGCGCTGAACTCGATCAACGGCGTGCCTGCTACCGCCAACACCTGGCTGATGAACGACCTGCTGCGCAAGGAGTGGGGCTTCAAGGGCCTGACGGTGAGCGACCACGGCGCGATCTTCGAGCTGATCAAGCACGGCGTGGCCAAGGATGGTCGCGAAGCGGCCAAGCTGGCGATCAAGGCCGGCATCGACATGAGCATGAACGACCAGCTCTACGGCAAGGAATTGCCAGGGCTGCTGAAGTCCGGCGAGATCGAGCAGAGCGATATCGACAACGCCGTACGTGAAGTGCTCGGTGCCAAGTACGACATGGGCCTGTTTGCCGACCCGTACCTGCGTATCGGCAAGGCCGAGGATGATCCGGCCGACACCTATGCCGAAAGCCGCCTGCACCGCAGCGAAGCGCGCGATATCGCGCGGCGCAGCCTGGTGTTGCTGAAAAACCAGAACGACACCCTGCCGCTGAAGAAATCCGCGACCATCGCCCTGGTCGGCCCGCTGGCCAAGGCCCCCATCGACATGATGGGCAGTTGGGCCGCCGCCGGTAAGCCCGCGCAATCGGTAACCCTGCTGGACGGCATGAACGCGGTGATCGGCGAAAAGGGCAAGCTGATCTACGCCCGTGGCGCCAACATCACCAGCGACAAGGCGGTGGTGGACTACCTGAACTTCCTCAACTTCGATGCCCCGGAAGTGGTGGATGACCCGCGCTCGGCCCAGGTGCTGATTGACGAAGCGGTCAAGGCCGCGAAAAACGCCGATGTGGTGGTAGCCGCCGTGGGTGAATCCCGTGGCATGTCCCACGAATCATCGAGCCGTACCGACCTGAACATCCCGCAAAGCCAGCGCGACCTGATCAAGGCCCTGAAAGCCACGGGCAAGCCGCTGGTGCTGGTGTTGATGAACGGCCGACCACTGTCGATCCTCGAAGAGCACCAGCAAGCCGACGCGATCCTGGAAACCTGGTTCGCCGGCACCGAAGGCGGCAACGCGATTGCCGACGTACTGTTTGGTGACTACAACCCGTCGGGCAAGCTGCCGATCACCTTCCCACGCTCCGTGGGGCAGATTCCGACCTACTACAACCACCTGACCATTGGCCGGCCGTTCACCCCGGGCAAACCGGGCAACTACACCTCACAGTACTTCGACGACACCACAGGCCCCCTGTACCCGTTCGGTTATGGCCTGAGCTACACCAGTTTCAGCCTGTCGGACATGGCGCTGTCGTCCACCACCCTGAACAAGACCGGCAAGCTCGACGCCAGCGTCACCCTGAAAAACACCGGCAAGGTTGACGGTGAAACCGTGGTGCAGTTGTACATTCAGGACGTGGCTGGCTCGATGATCCGCCCGATCAAGGAGCTGAAGAACTTCCAGAAGATCCTGCTCAAGGCCGGCGAATCGAAGGTGGTGCACTTCAGCATTACCGAGGATGACTTGAAGTTCTACAACACCCAGCTCAAGTTCGCCGCCGAACCTGGCCAGTTCAATGTGCAGATCGGCCTGGACTCCCAGGATGTGCAGCAGCAGAGCTTTGAACTGCTCTGA
- a CDS encoding LemA family protein, whose amino-acid sequence MQAAQTIRWGWKAAALLLISSVLSGCGINKIPTLDEQVKAAWAQVQNQYQRRADLIPNLVEVVKGYAAHEQDTLTAVIEARAKATSIQVDASTLDNPEKLKQFQQAQEGLSGALSRLMVVSERYPDLKANQNFLALQSQLEGTENRISVARRDFIAAVQAFNTEIRTFPGRLWHSVMYSDLPVRANFEATSADADKAPQVKF is encoded by the coding sequence ATGCAAGCAGCACAGACTATTCGATGGGGCTGGAAAGCCGCCGCCCTGCTACTGATCAGCAGCGTGCTGAGCGGTTGCGGCATCAACAAGATCCCGACCCTGGACGAACAGGTCAAGGCGGCCTGGGCCCAGGTGCAGAACCAGTATCAGCGGCGTGCCGACCTGATCCCCAACCTGGTGGAAGTGGTCAAGGGCTATGCGGCCCATGAGCAGGACACCCTCACCGCCGTGATCGAAGCGCGGGCCAAGGCCACCTCGATCCAGGTCGATGCCAGCACCCTCGACAACCCGGAAAAACTCAAGCAGTTCCAGCAGGCCCAGGAAGGCCTGAGCGGAGCCCTCAGCCGCCTGATGGTGGTGTCCGAGCGCTATCCGGACCTCAAGGCCAACCAGAACTTCCTGGCCCTGCAATCCCAGCTTGAAGGCACCGAAAACCGCATCAGCGTGGCCCGTCGTGACTTTATCGCCGCGGTGCAGGCCTTCAACACCGAGATCCGTACCTTCCCTGGCCGCCTGTGGCACAGCGTGATGTACAGCGACTTGCCAGTACGCGCCAACTTCGAGGCCACCAGTGCCGATGCCGATAAAGCGCCGCAAGTGAAATTCTGA
- a CDS encoding TPM domain-containing protein: MTRRAWWLAALLLAFSLTAQAAPDFPALTGRVVDNAQMIDPAVRTQLNQQLQALEQTRGDQIVVVTVPDLQGLPIEDFGYQLGRHWGIGQKGKDNGALLIVARDERQLRIEVGYGLEGVLTDAQSWVIINQVIGPKFKAGNFTQGISDGVAAMIQVVGGEPLAVPAHVADPNFAKDNPVFSIGLFILLLVVLWLCNRMGLPVGAILLAILSSSGRGGGGGGGGGFRGGGGGFGGGGASGGW, translated from the coding sequence ATGACCCGGCGTGCTTGGTGGCTGGCGGCGCTGCTGCTGGCCTTTAGCCTGACTGCCCAGGCGGCCCCGGACTTTCCGGCGCTGACCGGGCGGGTGGTCGACAACGCGCAGATGATTGACCCGGCGGTGCGCACGCAACTGAACCAGCAATTGCAGGCGCTGGAGCAAACCCGTGGCGACCAGATAGTGGTCGTCACGGTGCCCGACCTGCAAGGCCTGCCCATTGAAGACTTCGGTTATCAACTGGGCCGGCACTGGGGCATCGGCCAGAAGGGCAAGGACAACGGCGCGCTGTTGATCGTGGCCCGGGACGAGCGTCAGTTGCGCATCGAAGTGGGCTACGGCCTGGAAGGCGTGCTCACCGATGCGCAGTCGTGGGTGATCATCAACCAGGTGATCGGGCCCAAGTTCAAGGCGGGCAATTTCACCCAGGGCATCAGCGACGGCGTGGCCGCCATGATCCAGGTGGTTGGCGGTGAGCCGTTGGCCGTGCCGGCCCATGTGGCGGATCCCAATTTCGCCAAGGACAACCCGGTGTTTTCCATCGGCCTGTTCATCCTGTTGCTGGTGGTACTGTGGCTGTGCAACCGCATGGGGCTGCCGGTGGGCGCCATCCTGCTGGCGATTCTCAGCAGCAGCGGGCGTGGCGGTGGCGGTGGTGGAGGCGGCGGTTTCCGGGGCGGCGGCGGTGGTTTCGGCGGCGGCGGGGCTTCGGGTGGCTGGTAA
- a CDS encoding TPM domain-containing protein: MALLTEHEQRQVAEAIARVEQQTDAELVTVLAARADDYAYIPLLWASVVALVVPGIVHYLSGWLTMHTLLLAQWATFIVLCLVFRLPAITTRLIPRSVRHWRASNLARRQFLEQNLHHTLGSTGVLIFVSEAERYVEILVDDGISKRLDDSSWDAIVKTFTQQVKQGQTLSGFITCIEACGELLKVHVPQTHTRNELPNRLVVLK, encoded by the coding sequence ATGGCTTTACTGACAGAACACGAGCAGCGCCAGGTGGCCGAAGCGATTGCCAGGGTCGAGCAACAGACCGATGCCGAACTGGTGACCGTACTCGCCGCCCGCGCCGACGACTACGCCTATATCCCGTTGTTGTGGGCCAGTGTGGTGGCGTTGGTGGTGCCGGGGATCGTGCATTACCTGTCGGGCTGGCTGACCATGCACACCTTGTTGCTGGCGCAATGGGCGACCTTCATTGTGCTGTGCCTGGTGTTCCGCCTGCCGGCCATCACCACCCGCCTGATCCCGCGTTCGGTACGGCATTGGCGCGCGTCAAACCTGGCACGCCGGCAGTTCCTGGAGCAGAACCTGCACCACACCCTGGGTAGCACCGGGGTGTTGATTTTTGTCAGCGAGGCCGAGCGTTACGTGGAGATCCTGGTGGATGACGGCATTTCCAAACGGCTGGATGACAGCAGTTGGGATGCCATCGTCAAGACGTTTACCCAGCAGGTGAAACAGGGGCAGACGTTGAGCGGGTTTATCACGTGCATTGAGGCCTGTGGCGAACTGCTCAAGGTGCATGTGCCGCAGACGCACACGCGCAATGAACTGCCCAACCGCTTGGTCGTCCTGAAATAA
- a CDS encoding class I SAM-dependent methyltransferase encodes MSVTAKPASPAPDHHAQFIELLRASLEQNAFIKLVLAKYVGDEADLQRLIIKPVTVKEQACLSFVYRYKTRDITKNFALADGVAMIAELLPASFKNAHLLALTDEAQLEYSKKNKSSLFKSKPQQLREAPSAEHNREKNRFLDLSRPFLADLGVTNAKHELIPAMSRKWKQINKFIEVFSHALTSSPLQLDRPVRVADFGSGKGYLTFAIHDYLRNTLKAEGQVTGVELREDMVTLCNNAAARLDHPGLVFKCGDVRSVAPSELDVMIALHACDIATDYAIHTGIRSGASIIMCSPCCHKQIRLQIQSPALLKPMLQYGLHLGQQAEMVTDSLRALFLEACGYETKVFEFISLDHTNKNKMILAVKRAEPADNTQLLEKIRELKAFYQISEHCLETLLRADGYLS; translated from the coding sequence ATGTCTGTCACCGCTAAACCTGCCAGCCCCGCGCCGGACCATCACGCCCAGTTCATCGAACTGCTGCGCGCAAGCCTTGAGCAGAACGCCTTTATCAAGCTGGTGCTGGCCAAGTACGTGGGCGACGAGGCGGACCTGCAGCGCCTGATCATCAAGCCAGTGACGGTCAAGGAGCAGGCCTGCCTGTCCTTTGTCTATCGCTACAAGACCCGTGACATCACCAAGAACTTCGCCCTGGCCGATGGGGTCGCGATGATTGCCGAGCTGCTGCCGGCCTCGTTCAAGAACGCGCACCTGCTGGCGTTGACCGATGAGGCACAGCTGGAATACAGCAAGAAGAACAAAAGCTCGCTGTTCAAAAGCAAGCCCCAGCAGCTGCGTGAGGCGCCGTCGGCCGAGCACAACCGCGAGAAAAACCGCTTCCTTGACCTCAGCCGGCCATTTCTCGCCGACCTGGGCGTGACCAACGCCAAGCACGAGCTGATCCCGGCGATGTCGCGCAAGTGGAAGCAGATCAACAAGTTCATCGAAGTGTTCAGCCATGCGCTGACCTCATCCCCCTTGCAACTGGACCGGCCGGTACGTGTCGCGGACTTTGGTTCGGGCAAGGGCTACCTGACCTTCGCCATCCACGACTACCTGCGCAACACCCTCAAGGCCGAAGGCCAGGTGACGGGTGTGGAGTTGCGCGAAGACATGGTGACCCTGTGCAACAACGCCGCCGCCCGCCTGGACCACCCGGGGCTGGTGTTCAAGTGCGGTGACGTGCGCAGCGTGGCGCCCAGCGAACTGGACGTGATGATCGCCCTGCATGCCTGCGACATCGCCACCGACTACGCAATCCACACCGGCATCCGCTCCGGGGCGTCGATCATCATGTGCTCGCCGTGCTGCCACAAACAGATCCGCTTGCAGATCCAGAGCCCGGCGCTGCTCAAACCGATGTTGCAATACGGCCTGCACCTGGGCCAGCAGGCAGAAATGGTCACCGACAGCTTGCGCGCCTTGTTCCTGGAAGCCTGTGGGTATGAGACCAAGGTCTTTGAGTTCATCTCCCTGGACCACACCAACAAGAACAAGATGATTTTGGCGGTCAAGCGTGCGGAGCCTGCGGATAACACGCAGTTGCTGGAGAAGATCCGGGAATTGAAGGCGTTTTATCAGATCAGTGAGCACTGCCTGGAAACCTTGCTGCGCGCTGACGGCTACCTATCCTGA
- a CDS encoding DMT family transporter: MNSRENTGMALGLLGVVIFSLTLPFTRIVVQEIHPLLNGLGRALFAAVPAALLLLWRREAWPTWRQVRGLTLVIAGVILGFPVLSAWAMQTLPASHGALVNGLQPLCVALYAAWLSHERPSKAFWACAALGSALVLGYALISGAGSIQAGDLLMLGAIAVGGLGYAEGGRLAKEMGGWQVICWALVLSTPLLIGPVTYLALQHDGAISARTWWAFGYVSLFSQFLGFFAWYAGLAMGGIARVSQIQLLQIFFTIAFSALFFGEHIEPITWLFACGVIVTVMLGRKTAVQPAPSPKVNAI; the protein is encoded by the coding sequence ATGAACTCCCGCGAAAACACCGGCATGGCCCTCGGCCTGCTCGGCGTCGTTATCTTCAGCCTGACCCTGCCCTTCACCCGCATCGTGGTGCAGGAAATCCATCCGCTGCTCAACGGCCTGGGCCGCGCGCTGTTCGCGGCGGTGCCGGCGGCCTTGCTGTTGCTGTGGCGCCGCGAAGCCTGGCCGACCTGGCGCCAGGTGCGCGGCCTGACGCTGGTGATTGCCGGGGTGATCCTTGGTTTCCCAGTGCTGTCGGCCTGGGCCATGCAAACCCTGCCGGCCTCCCATGGCGCCCTGGTCAACGGCCTGCAACCGCTGTGCGTGGCGCTGTATGCGGCGTGGTTGTCCCATGAGCGTCCGTCCAAGGCCTTCTGGGCCTGCGCGGCGCTGGGCAGTGCGTTGGTGCTCGGGTATGCATTGATCAGCGGTGCCGGCAGCATCCAGGCCGGCGACTTGTTGATGCTCGGGGCGATTGCCGTGGGTGGCCTGGGTTATGCCGAAGGCGGCCGACTGGCCAAGGAAATGGGCGGCTGGCAGGTGATCTGCTGGGCGCTGGTGCTGTCGACGCCGCTATTGATCGGGCCGGTGACGTACCTGGCGCTGCAACACGACGGCGCAATCTCGGCGCGCACCTGGTGGGCGTTTGGCTACGTCTCGTTGTTCTCGCAGTTCCTGGGGTTCTTTGCCTGGTACGCCGGGCTGGCCATGGGCGGCATTGCGCGGGTCAGCCAGATCCAACTGCTGCAGATCTTTTTCACCATCGCCTTTTCCGCACTGTTTTTTGGCGAACACATCGAACCGATTACCTGGCTGTTTGCCTGCGGGGTAATCGTGACCGTGATGCTGGGGCGCAAGACCGCCGTGCAGCCGGCGCCCTCTCCCAAGGTAAATGCAATCTAA
- a CDS encoding TonB-dependent receptor gives MFRAPCLAQHLFVRPTLIAACLAVSLTAQAESFTLQLPAQPLATSLSQVAQQAKIQLLFDEDLLKNIQAPALNGDFTPEVAIRTLLNTGAFTLIKVGNTYVVRPEESRTTNSASLQLDALSVIGTGNQVDASTVGRSTLSQADIDRLQPNNIASLVQTLPGVTMGGSMKPGGQIINIRGMGEAEDVPMTVDGATKSGFERYQQGTIFIEPEMIKNVEVEKGPHSAFTGNGGFGGTVNMVTKDAPDLLKDGRNSGAMLKYGYASNDHEQVYTGAVYGRTEDGRIDALAYLTQRDGGDLKLAAARDYDSKRYPINPQRLPNSAQDVDGQLFKLNMYLTDEHSLGFSYSRANSERWTPFSARSYPSPPQQKDIDLYGYDAAVRRYLANRHTVDTTWSGKYEYHPLDNPLIDMKLSYSESNTDQTDERDATAVVGLSTGGRKMDTAYTDKILELRNISRFNTGPLDHALTTGVQIRKHIRDTDSWMPGAKYDTPEYNYGHFQPAFMPHGKVDTNAFYIQDAVTLGDVTITPSLRYDHVLNRGKANDAPYYSNPDPAYGHDYGDRTYAGWSPRLAVFWKVTPDVVMFANWSRTWRAPVIDEQYEVQGLGSRTSTSRNLDPERITAITVGNVTSFANVIASGDSLQLRSTLFHNKIEDEIFKATGLGCAQQNSIKGSIAEVCTDMASKTNYRNVGSMTIKGFELEGYYDSTYLFGSLSYSWATGKRENPYTNPWATDIHVWARDIPPAKWVAVLGTKIPAWDAQVGWQGQFVRKTDRLPSDKYSGGLNSGFGDSFYDQYPNASYDTQGLFAKWTPQQAYLKGTEVNFTVDNLFNRSYMPALSGDSATSVGRNAKISVTRFF, from the coding sequence ATGTTTCGCGCGCCTTGCCTTGCCCAGCACCTGTTTGTTCGACCGACACTGATCGCCGCCTGCCTGGCCGTCAGCCTCACGGCCCAGGCCGAGTCGTTCACCCTGCAACTGCCGGCCCAACCCTTGGCCACGTCCCTGAGCCAGGTGGCGCAACAAGCAAAAATCCAGCTGCTGTTCGATGAAGACCTGCTGAAAAATATCCAGGCGCCCGCGCTCAACGGCGATTTCACCCCCGAAGTGGCGATCCGCACCCTGCTCAATACCGGCGCGTTCACCCTGATCAAAGTGGGCAACACCTATGTCGTGCGCCCCGAAGAAAGCCGCACCACCAACAGCGCCAGCTTACAACTGGACGCCTTGAGCGTGATCGGCACCGGTAACCAGGTCGACGCCAGCACCGTCGGCCGCTCCACCCTGTCCCAGGCCGATATCGACCGCCTGCAGCCCAACAACATCGCCAGCCTGGTGCAGACGCTGCCGGGGGTGACCATGGGCGGCTCGATGAAACCGGGCGGGCAGATCATCAACATTCGCGGCATGGGCGAGGCCGAAGACGTGCCGATGACCGTCGATGGCGCCACCAAAAGCGGATTCGAGCGCTATCAGCAAGGCACCATCTTTATCGAGCCCGAGATGATCAAGAACGTCGAGGTGGAAAAAGGCCCGCACTCGGCCTTCACCGGTAACGGCGGGTTTGGCGGCACGGTCAATATGGTCACCAAAGATGCACCGGACCTGCTCAAGGACGGGCGCAACAGCGGTGCGATGCTCAAATACGGGTATGCCAGCAACGACCACGAACAGGTCTACACCGGCGCCGTGTATGGCCGCACCGAGGACGGGCGCATCGACGCCCTGGCCTACCTGACCCAGCGCGACGGCGGCGATTTGAAGCTGGCCGCTGCGCGCGACTACGACAGCAAGCGCTACCCGATCAACCCGCAGCGCCTGCCCAACAGCGCCCAGGATGTGGACGGTCAACTGTTCAAACTGAACATGTACCTCACCGATGAGCACAGCCTCGGTTTCTCCTACTCCCGGGCCAACAGCGAACGCTGGACGCCCTTCTCGGCCAGAAGCTACCCATCGCCACCGCAGCAGAAAGATATCGATCTCTATGGCTACGATGCTGCCGTAAGACGGTACCTGGCCAACCGCCACACCGTCGATACCACGTGGTCGGGCAAGTACGAATACCACCCCCTGGATAACCCGCTGATCGACATGAAGCTCAGCTACTCGGAGTCCAACACCGACCAGACCGACGAGCGCGACGCCACGGCCGTTGTCGGCTTGTCCACCGGCGGGCGCAAGATGGACACCGCCTACACCGACAAGATTCTGGAGCTGCGCAACATCAGCCGCTTCAACACCGGCCCGCTGGACCATGCCTTGACCACCGGGGTGCAGATCCGCAAGCACATCCGCGATACCGACAGCTGGATGCCCGGCGCCAAGTACGACACGCCTGAGTACAACTACGGGCATTTCCAGCCGGCGTTCATGCCCCACGGCAAGGTCGACACCAACGCGTTCTACATCCAGGACGCGGTCACCCTGGGCGACGTGACCATCACCCCATCCCTGCGTTATGACCACGTGCTCAACCGTGGCAAAGCCAACGATGCGCCGTACTACAGCAACCCCGATCCGGCCTACGGCCATGACTACGGCGACCGCACCTATGCCGGCTGGTCTCCGCGCCTGGCGGTGTTCTGGAAAGTCACCCCGGACGTGGTGATGTTCGCCAACTGGAGCCGCACCTGGCGCGCACCGGTGATCGACGAGCAATACGAAGTCCAGGGCCTGGGCAGCCGCACCTCCACCAGCCGCAACCTCGACCCGGAACGCATCACCGCCATTACCGTGGGTAACGTCACCAGCTTCGCCAACGTGATCGCCAGCGGCGACAGCCTGCAACTGCGCAGCACGTTGTTCCACAACAAGATCGAGGACGAGATCTTCAAGGCCACCGGCCTGGGCTGCGCGCAACAGAACTCCATCAAAGGTTCCATCGCCGAGGTCTGCACCGATATGGCGTCGAAGACCAACTACCGCAACGTCGGCAGCATGACCATCAAGGGCTTCGAGCTTGAGGGCTACTACGACTCGACTTATCTGTTCGGCTCCCTGAGTTACTCGTGGGCCACCGGCAAACGCGAAAACCCCTACACCAACCCATGGGCGACCGACATCCACGTCTGGGCCCGGGATATTCCACCGGCCAAGTGGGTTGCCGTGCTGGGCACCAAGATTCCGGCCTGGGACGCTCAGGTGGGTTGGCAAGGTCAGTTCGTGCGCAAGACCGATCGCCTGCCCAGCGACAAATACTCAGGCGGCCTGAACAGCGGCTTCGGCGACAGCTTCTACGACCAGTACCCCAACGCCAGCTACGACACCCAGGGCCTGTTCGCCAAATGGACGCCGCAACAGGCGTACCTCAAGGGCACCGAAGTCAACTTCACGGTCGACAACCTGTTCAACCGCAGCTACATGCCAGCCTTGAGCGGCGACAGCGCCACCAGCGTCGGGCGCAACGCCAAGATCAGCGTGACACGGTTCTTCTAA
- a CDS encoding FecR family protein translates to MTRLSNRDSHNIDEHDCIDAQAASWFARNRNEGNTQERKAFAAWHAVPAHARAYAEFEQLWADLGELQQLNKPVPLPARKPAPWRPALAVAAALVCALLASNLGAPRGLYQTDIAAQDKGMRTLDLPDGSTLYVNASTQLRVDFDAHRRVIHLDRGQLYLEVAPDKERPLFVRAGEADVRVVGTAFDVRRGQQQLVVSVAHGMVAFAPDQKASAVMLGAQQRATYSYTKGSVQQQTVAAGEVADWRSGHLSFRNRELASLLDELSLYRPKAVVLADGAVARLKVSGNLDVNDPDALISALPALLPVKTVALGDGKIRIEARK, encoded by the coding sequence ATGACCCGCTTGAGTAACCGCGACAGCCACAACATTGATGAGCACGACTGCATCGATGCCCAGGCTGCCAGTTGGTTTGCGCGCAATCGCAACGAAGGCAACACGCAGGAGCGCAAGGCCTTCGCCGCCTGGCATGCCGTGCCGGCCCATGCGCGCGCCTACGCCGAATTCGAACAGCTGTGGGCCGACCTCGGCGAGTTGCAGCAACTGAACAAACCCGTGCCCTTGCCCGCCCGCAAACCCGCGCCCTGGCGCCCCGCCCTGGCGGTGGCAGCCGCGCTGGTCTGCGCCTTGCTCGCCAGCAACCTCGGGGCCCCCCGCGGGCTGTATCAGACCGACATCGCGGCGCAGGACAAAGGCATGCGCACCTTGGACCTGCCGGACGGCAGCACCTTGTACGTCAATGCCAGCACGCAGTTGCGGGTGGACTTCGATGCCCATCGCCGTGTGATCCATCTGGACCGGGGCCAGTTGTACCTGGAGGTGGCACCCGACAAGGAGCGGCCGCTGTTCGTGCGCGCAGGCGAGGCCGATGTGCGGGTGGTGGGCACCGCTTTTGATGTGCGCCGCGGCCAGCAGCAACTGGTGGTCAGCGTGGCCCACGGGATGGTCGCCTTCGCCCCCGACCAGAAAGCCAGCGCCGTTATGCTCGGCGCCCAGCAGCGGGCGACCTACAGCTACACCAAGGGCTCCGTGCAGCAGCAAACCGTGGCCGCTGGCGAAGTCGCCGACTGGCGCAGCGGGCACCTGTCCTTTCGCAACCGCGAACTGGCCAGCCTGCTGGATGAGTTGAGTCTGTACCGGCCCAAGGCCGTGGTGTTGGCCGATGGCGCGGTGGCGCGGTTGAAGGTTTCTGGCAATCTCGACGTGAATGACCCGGACGCGCTGATCAGTGCCCTGCCGGCCCTGTTGCCGGTGAAAACCGTGGCCCTGGGCGATGGCAAGATCCGTATCGAAGCGCGCAAGTAA
- a CDS encoding dihydrodipicolinate synthase family protein, with translation MSSPTIHGIIGYTITPFSADGSTVDLDALGQSIDRLIDSGVHAIAPLGSTGEGAYLSDAEWDDVSAYSIQKVAKRVPTIVSVSDLTTAKAVRRARFAEAEGADVVMVLPTSYWKLSEAQILAHYAAIGDSVGVPIMLYNNPATSGTDMSVELILRIVHSVDNVTMVKESTGDIQRMHQLYRQSEGQVPFYNGCNPLALEAFAAGAKGWCTAAPNLIPQLNLDLYQAILANDLNQARELFYRQLPVLDFILKGGLPATIKAGLRLTGLEVGDPRLPVFPLDMAGQAQLQKLLTTLS, from the coding sequence ATGTCCAGCCCTACTATTCACGGCATCATCGGCTACACCATCACCCCGTTCAGCGCCGACGGCAGCACCGTTGACCTCGACGCCCTGGGTCAATCCATCGACCGTTTGATCGACAGCGGCGTCCACGCCATTGCCCCGTTGGGCAGCACCGGTGAAGGCGCTTACCTGAGCGACGCCGAGTGGGACGACGTCAGCGCCTACAGCATTCAAAAGGTCGCCAAGCGCGTGCCGACCATCGTCAGCGTATCCGACCTGACCACCGCCAAGGCCGTGCGTCGCGCGCGCTTTGCCGAAGCCGAAGGCGCCGATGTGGTGATGGTGCTGCCGACGTCGTACTGGAAGCTCAGTGAAGCGCAGATCCTCGCGCACTACGCGGCCATCGGCGACAGCGTCGGCGTGCCGATCATGCTCTACAACAACCCGGCCACCAGCGGCACGGATATGTCGGTGGAGCTGATCCTGCGTATCGTCCACAGCGTCGACAACGTGACGATGGTCAAGGAGAGCACCGGCGATATCCAGCGCATGCACCAGCTGTACCGCCAGAGCGAAGGCCAGGTGCCGTTCTACAACGGCTGCAACCCACTGGCCCTGGAAGCGTTCGCCGCCGGTGCCAAGGGTTGGTGCACGGCTGCACCGAACCTGATCCCGCAACTCAACCTGGACCTGTACCAGGCGATACTGGCCAATGACCTGAACCAGGCACGGGAGCTGTTCTATCGGCAGTTGCCGGTGCTGGACTTCATCCTCAAGGGCGGCTTGCCAGCGACGATCAAGGCCGGTTTACGCCTGACCGGGCTGGAGGTGGGTGATCCACGGTTACCGGTGTTCCCACTGGACATGGCAGGTCAGGCGCAGTTGCAGAAGCTGCTGACCACATTGAGCTAA